In Piliocolobus tephrosceles isolate RC106 chromosome 10, ASM277652v3, whole genome shotgun sequence, a single window of DNA contains:
- the OAS2 gene encoding 2'-5'-oligoadenylate synthase 2 has product MGNGGSQLSSVPAQKLGWFIQEYLKPDEECHTMIDDMVNIICDVLQAPKQFPLVQGVAIGGSYGRKTVLRGNSDGTLVLFFSNLKQFQDQKKSQHDILEKTGHKLEFYLSTKWMKDSFGIQKSHDGFTIQLFTKNQRVSFEVLAAFNALSLNYNPSPWIYRELKRSLDKTNASPGEFAICFTELQQKFFDNRPRKLKDLILLIKHWHQQCQQKMKDLPLLSPYALELLTVYAWEQGCRKDNFDIAEGVRTILELIKCHEQLCVYWMVNYNFEDETIRNILLHQLRSARPVILDPTDPTNNVSGDKRCWQWLKKEAQTWLTSPNLDNELPAPSWNVLPAPLFTTPGHLLDKFIKEFLQPNKFFLEQIDSAVDIIRTFLKENCFRQSTAKIQIVRGGSTAKGTALKTGSDADLVVFHNSLKSYTSQRHERHKIVEEIREQLKAFWREKKEELEVSFEPPTWKAPRVLSFSLKSKVLNESVSFDVLPAFNALGQLSSGSTPSPEVYAGLLDLYKSSDFPGGEFSTCFTVLQRNFIRSRPTKLKDLIRLVKHWYKECKRKLKPKGSLPPKYALELLTVYAWEQGSGAPDFDTAEGFRTVLELVTQYRQLCIFWKVNYNFEDETVRKFLLSQLQKTRPVILDPAEPTGDVGGGDRWCWHLLAKEAKEWSYSLCFKDGTGNPISPWKVQTMQTPGSCGARIHPIVNEMFSSRSHRILNNNSRRNF; this is encoded by the exons GGTGGCTCCTATGGACGGAAAACAGTCTTAAGAGGCAACTCCGATGGTACCCTCGTCCTCTTCTTCAGTAACTTAAAACAATTCCAGGATCAGAAGAAAAGCCAACATGACATCCTCGAGAAAACTGGGCATAAGCTGGAGTTCTATCTGTCCACGAAGTGGATGAAAGACAGTTTCGGGATTCAGAAGTCCCATGATGGCTTCACCATCCAGTTGTTCACAAAAAATCAGAGAGTCTCTTTTGAGGTGCTGGCTGCCTTCAATGCTCTCA GCTTAAATTATAATCCCAGCCCCTGGATTTATCGAGAGCTCAAAAGATCCTTGGATAAGACAAATGCCAGTCCTGGTGAGTTTGCAATCTGCTTCACCGAACTCCAGCAGAAGTTTTTTGACAACCGCCCCAGAAAACTAAAGGATTTGATCCTCTTGATAAAGCACTGGCATCAACAG TGCCAGCAAAAAATGAAGGATTTACCTTTGCTGTCTCCGTATGCCCTGGAGTTGCTTACAGTGTATGCCTGGGAACAGGGGTGCAGAAAAGACAACTTTGACATTGCTGAAGGTGTCAGAACCATTCTGGAGCTGATCAAATGCCATGAGCAGCTGTGTGTCTATTGGATGGTCAACTACAACTTTGAAGATGAGACCATCAGGAACATCCTGCTACACCAGCTCCGATCAGCAAG GCCAGTAATCTTGGATCCAACCGACCCAACCAATAATGTGAGTGGAGATAAAAGATGCTGGCAATGGCTGAAAAAAGAAGCTCAAACCTGGTTGACTTCTCCCAACCTAGATAATGAGTTACCTGCACCATCTTGGAATGTTCTG ccGGCACCACTCTTCACGACCCCAGGCCATCTTCTGGATAAGTTCATCAAAGAGTTTCTTCAGCCCAACAAATTCTTCCTAGAGCAGATCGATAGTGCTGTTGACATCATCCGTACATTCCTTAAAGAAAATTGCTTCCGACAATCAACTGCCAAGATCCAGATTGTCCGG GGAGGATCAACCGCCAAAGGCACCGCTCTGAAGACTGGCTCTGATGCCGACCTTGTCGTGTTCCATAACTCGCTGAAAAGCTACACCTCCCAAAGACACGAGCGACACAAAATCGTCGAGGAAATCCGTGAACAGCTGAAAGCCTTctggagggagaagaaggaggagctTGAGGTCAGCTTTGAGCCTCCCACGTGGAAGGCTCCCAGGGTGCTGAGTTTCTCTCTGAAATCCAAGGTCCTCAACGAAAGTGTCAGCTTTGATGTGCTTCCTGCCTTTAACGCTCTGG GTCAGCTGAGTTCTGGCTCCACACCCAGCCCCGAGGTTTATGCAGGGCTCCTTGATCTGTATAAATCCTCAGACTTCCCAGGAGGAGAGTTTTCTACCTGTTTCACAGTGCTGCAGCGAAACTTCATTCGCTCCCGGCCCACCAAACTGAAGGATTTAATTCGCCTGGTGAAGCACTGGTACAAAGAG TGTAAAAGGAAACTGAAGCCAAAGGGGTCTTTGCCCCCAAAGTATGCCTTGGAGCTGCTCACCGTCTATGCCTGGGAGCAGGGGAGTGGAGCGCCGGATTTTGACACTGCAGAAGGTTTCCGGACAGTCCTGGAGCTGGTCACACAATATCGGCAGCTCTGCATCTTCTGGAAGGTCAATTACAACTTTGAAGATGAGACCGTGAGGAAGTTCCTACTGAGCCAGTTGCAGAAAACCAG GCCTGTAATCTTGGACCCAGCTGAACCCACTGGCGACGTGGGTGGAGGGGACCGTTGGTGTTGGCATCTTCTGGCAAAAGAAGCAAAGGAATGGTCATACTCTCTCTGCTTCAAGGATGGGACTGGAAACCCAATATCACCCTGGAAAGTACAG acaatGCAGACACCAGGAAGTTGTGGAGCTAGGATCCATCCTATTGTCAATGAGATGTTCTCATCCAGAAGCCATAGAATCCTGAATAATAACTCTAGAAGAAACTTCTAG